The Nitrospira sp. region AGATGGCCTCCATAGATTCCCACCACGTCGAAGATGGCGACCAACAGAGGCACACCGATCAACCCGGCGACAAGTTTCGGCGTAATTAGGTATTGGAGCGGATTGATGGCCATGGTGTCGAGCGCATCGATCTGCTCCGTGATCCGCATAATACCGATCTCCGCCGTGATCGCGGAACCAGCGCGCGCCGTCACCATGAGCGCAGCCAAGACCGGCCCAAGCTCGCGAATCATACTGATCGCGACTGCGGAACCCAACAGTCCTTCAGACCCAAACTTTCGTAACGTATAGTAGCCTTGCAGCGCCAGAACCATCCCTGTAAAGGCAGCCGTCAGCACGACAACAAACGTCGACTTGTAGCCGATGAAGTGGAGTTGCTTGATGATTTGCATGCCCCGTAGCGGTGGACGTGCCAACCAGGCGAAGGATGCCACCATGAAGATCAACATCCGGCCCATTTCCGCCACATAGGTAAGAGCCCATCGGCCCATGAGTGCGAGTAGCGTCATGGTCAAGTCGGCGAGAGTGCCTTCTTTGGTCGCTCGGTCACCATCGCCGCCACATAGCTCCTGAAAAAGGCCGTTAAGGCTTCTGCTGCGACCAGACTCTGTCGACGGAGCCGGCCAAGACCCAAGAGGCATGAAGGGGCGGCCAAGATCGTCTCGATCCCTTTCAGCCACCCAGTGGGCCTGAGAAACAGATTGAAGTCAAGTGGAAGATCTTCGTCCAGACGATCCGAAACGGATCGGATGATCACAAAGGGAACCTGCGCCCGTTGTGCTTGGACAGCCAAAGCGAAGCTCTCCATGTCGAGGCCGATGGCCTGAGTGCTCAACGCAAACCGTTGCTTTTCTCGGGCACTGCCAATGATGTGATCGGTCGAGAC contains the following coding sequences:
- a CDS encoding ABC transporter permease, with the protein product MTLLALMGRWALTYVAEMGRMLIFMVASFAWLARPPLRGMQIIKQLHFIGYKSTFVVVLTAAFTGMVLALQGYYTLRKFGSEGLLGSAVAISMIRELGPVLAALMVTARAGSAITAEIGIMRITEQIDALDTMAINPLQYLITPKLVAGLIGVPLLVAIFDVVGIYGGHLVGVELLGVNAGSYWNSIESAVEWKDVYGGILKSVSFGLIVSWVCCYKGFYTKMSAEGLGTATTEAVVLSSVLILIWDYFLTSLFM